The proteins below come from a single Priestia megaterium NBRC 15308 = ATCC 14581 genomic window:
- a CDS encoding HAD-IIIA family hydrolase — MLSTLPLENIQAIFIDRDGTIGGDNTVHYPGEFSLFPFTKKIIEILKEKNIKILSFTNQPGISRGEASKEDFIKELKAFGFDGIYVCPHSHTEGCSCRKPGIGMLLKAADDYNLDLTKCVVIGDRWTDIVAGSKVKAKTILVQTGAGQEALNEHREKWEDIDPSYIAEDLNDGINWLLNK; from the coding sequence ATTTTGAGTACATTACCATTAGAAAATATCCAAGCAATATTTATAGATCGCGATGGAACCATTGGTGGAGATAATACTGTTCATTACCCAGGAGAATTTAGTTTGTTTCCCTTCACTAAAAAAATTATTGAAATTCTTAAAGAGAAAAATATTAAGATTTTATCTTTTACGAACCAGCCTGGTATTTCTAGAGGTGAAGCAAGTAAAGAGGATTTTATTAAAGAGTTAAAAGCATTTGGCTTTGATGGTATTTATGTATGTCCACATAGTCATACTGAGGGTTGTTCTTGTAGAAAGCCAGGGATAGGAATGCTTTTAAAAGCAGCAGATGATTACAACTTAGATTTAACTAAATGCGTTGTTATTGGAGATCGTTGGACTGATATTGTAGCAGGATCAAAGGTAAAAGCTAAAACAATACTTGTGCAAACTGGGGCAGGACAGGAAGCCTTAAATGAACATAGGGAAAAATGGGAAGACATTGATCCAAGCTATATTGCAGAAGATTTAAATGATGGTATCAATTGGCTACTAAATAAATAA
- a CDS encoding GNAT family N-acetyltransferase: MTVRLVKGSDYYVISPLINDWWNGRQMSDLLPKLFFDHFKNTSFIVEEEGEIIGFLIGFLSQSYSNEAYIHFVGIHPEYRGKGIGRQLYNQFFDVIKQSGRNIVRCVTSPVNKASIAYHTKMGFEIEQWNKDNQDKVLFVKYLN, translated from the coding sequence ATGACAGTTCGTTTAGTGAAAGGATCAGATTATTATGTAATATCTCCGTTAATCAACGACTGGTGGAATGGAAGGCAAATGTCTGACTTGTTGCCAAAGCTTTTTTTTGATCATTTTAAAAATACTAGTTTTATTGTTGAAGAAGAAGGTGAAATCATAGGCTTTTTAATTGGATTCTTATCTCAATCCTATTCGAATGAAGCATACATTCATTTTGTTGGAATCCATCCGGAGTACAGGGGAAAAGGTATTGGGAGACAACTATATAATCAATTTTTCGATGTAATTAAACAAAGTGGCCGCAATATTGTTCGCTGTGTGACTTCTCCTGTGAATAAAGCTTCAATTGCTTATCATACTAAAATGGGTTTTGAAATTGAACAATGGAATAAAGACAATCAAGATAAGGTTCTATTTGTAAAGTACTTGAATTAA
- a CDS encoding IS3 family transposase, translated as MKAVPIQKKYKVIKEMSKKRFSICLLCKIAEVSRSGYYKWRNREDSPSHKQCEDRRMKQKIRECYQKFRGIYGYRRVQTWLKVVYGLHVNHKRIQRLMKELKLKAIIRKKRPYYRKKEAFVLSSNHLNREFKASQPNQKWVTDITYLIFNGQSLYLSAIKDLYNNEIVAYKISSRNDLKLVMDTLEIAKKRRNLEGVLIHSDQGIQYTSRAYHRFLKANGMKVSMSRKGNCWDNACIESFFSHFKSECFYLYKFQTANEVKNAVHQYINFYNHERFQRKLNNLSPYQYRTQAA; from the coding sequence ATGAAAGCAGTACCTATCCAAAAGAAATATAAAGTTATTAAAGAAATGTCAAAGAAACGCTTCTCTATCTGCCTCTTATGTAAAATTGCAGAGGTTTCTAGAAGTGGCTATTATAAATGGCGGAACCGTGAGGATTCCCCTTCTCATAAGCAATGTGAAGATAGAAGAATGAAACAAAAAATAAGAGAGTGCTATCAAAAGTTCAGAGGTATCTATGGATATAGGAGAGTACAGACCTGGTTAAAGGTCGTATATGGATTACATGTAAATCACAAACGTATTCAACGGTTAATGAAAGAGCTGAAGCTAAAAGCTATTATTAGAAAAAAACGGCCATATTATCGAAAAAAAGAAGCTTTCGTTCTGTCATCTAATCATCTGAACAGAGAGTTTAAGGCTTCGCAGCCTAACCAGAAATGGGTAACCGATATCACCTATTTAATTTTTAATGGACAATCTTTGTATTTATCAGCGATTAAAGATTTGTACAACAATGAAATTGTTGCCTATAAGATAAGTTCGAGGAATGATTTGAAATTAGTAATGGATACACTCGAAATTGCCAAGAAACGAAGAAATTTAGAAGGAGTCCTCATACATAGTGATCAGGGAATTCAATATACATCTCGTGCTTATCATCGCTTCTTAAAAGCGAATGGGATGAAAGTTAGTATGTCTAGAAAAGGCAACTGTTGGGATAACGCTTGTATAGAGAGTTTCTTTAGTCATTTTAAATCGGAATGCTTCTATCTATATAAATTCCAAACAGCCAATGAAGTCAAAAATGCCGTTCACCAATACATAAATTTTTATAATCATGAACGATTTCAACGAAAATTAAATAACCTGAGTCCTTATCAGTATAGAACTCAGGCTGCATAG
- a CDS encoding helix-turn-helix domain-containing protein, with translation MGKKRRTFNIEFKKKAVDLYLWDGMGCKAVGKELGIDHTTVLRWVRHFEAEGLKGLEEKRGKTQGSTIGHPSTYPEDTETKIKRLEAENEMLKKLLQV, from the coding sequence ATGGGGAAAAAGAGGAGGACATTCAACATTGAGTTTAAGAAAAAAGCAGTCGATTTATATCTTTGGGATGGAATGGGCTGTAAGGCCGTTGGAAAAGAATTAGGGATTGACCATACAACCGTTCTGCGCTGGGTTCGACATTTTGAAGCTGAAGGCCTGAAAGGCCTTGAAGAAAAAAGAGGAAAAACACAAGGCTCTACAATAGGGCATCCATCTACTTATCCAGAAGATACAGAAACAAAAATAAAACGATTAGAAGCTGAGAATGAAATGTTAAAAAAGCTCTTACAGGTGTAA
- a CDS encoding DinB family protein — translation MISLGKRALLVFSLPEYKEEIGRWLWCLEDVRRTLLTQLNGTSQCMLDTKIDERQTISSLLYHIAFIEADWLYNEVLVTEWDSEIRSLFPLENSSEDGSLTHIKGQSLEEHFYRLNKVREVFLYHFRSMDLTDWRKPRVLEHYDVTPEWVVYHLIEHESHHRGQIFQLLRELRSD, via the coding sequence GTGATCTCATTGGGAAAAAGAGCTTTACTGGTATTTTCATTACCAGAATACAAAGAAGAAATTGGCCGATGGCTATGGTGTTTAGAAGATGTTCGCCGTACTCTTCTAACACAATTAAATGGCACCAGCCAATGTATGCTTGATACAAAAATTGATGAAAGACAAACGATTAGCTCACTATTATATCACATTGCATTTATCGAGGCAGATTGGTTATATAATGAGGTTCTTGTTACTGAATGGGATTCCGAAATACGGTCGTTGTTTCCATTAGAAAATAGTTCTGAAGATGGCTCTTTAACCCACATTAAAGGACAAAGTTTAGAGGAACATTTTTACCGTCTTAATAAGGTGCGAGAAGTATTTCTTTATCACTTTCGTTCAATGGATTTAACAGATTGGCGTAAACCAAGAGTACTTGAACATTACGACGTTACACCTGAGTGGGTTGTTTACCATTTGATTGAACATGAATCTCATCATAGAGGTCAAATTTTCCAATTACTTAGAGAACTACGAAGCGATTAA
- a CDS encoding DUF1697 domain-containing protein codes for MTIYIALLRGINVGGHKLIKMQELKNVLTNMGLDKVKTYIQSGNVIFHSERNAEQLEEQMEQEIRSAFGFSIIIILRTASEWEQIINNCPYPVNSLSEGESVHISLLAKEPSKECINHLLNYKSEMEQCCIRGREIYLYLQQSIRHSKLFAQLQKVGVPGTSRNWKTIKKLGTMVNEIQ; via the coding sequence ATAACTATTTATATTGCTTTATTACGGGGCATTAACGTAGGCGGGCACAAATTAATAAAGATGCAAGAATTAAAGAACGTATTAACAAACATGGGATTAGATAAAGTTAAAACCTACATTCAAAGTGGAAATGTAATATTTCATTCCGAAAGAAATGCAGAACAATTAGAAGAACAAATGGAGCAAGAGATTAGAAGTGCTTTCGGTTTTTCTATCATTATTATCTTAAGAACAGCTTCAGAATGGGAACAAATTATTAACAATTGTCCTTATCCAGTTAACTCGTTATCGGAAGGAGAGAGTGTACATATATCGTTGTTAGCTAAAGAACCTTCTAAGGAATGCATAAATCATTTACTCAACTATAAAAGCGAGATGGAGCAATGTTGCATAAGGGGCAGAGAGATTTATTTATATTTGCAACAAAGCATCCGGCATTCTAAGCTTTTTGCTCAACTTCAGAAGGTAGGTGTTCCAGGAACATCTCGCAATTGGAAAACCATTAAAAAGCTCGGAACTATGGTAAATGAAATACAATAA
- a CDS encoding MarR family transcriptional regulator — protein sequence MSENQKLWTKEEDLFLEEQYGQMTFQRIGEHLNRSKESVNKRIIRLNLRSEENCLRKKWTTEQDTFLTENIDIMNNREIGNHLGKSPSSVATRIKILKLARKETLRRWTGQEDEYLLKYYGSKSLEHISIRLQRSIPALESRLNRLGVYGARAHTGNITVYELAKCLQVDVHTIYNWIQNNRLPYKMTRARTRNFIGIDVLAFWKWAEQNKELLNFSKIPRNTLIPEPDWVKKQRRCDYSNRPKHENKKWTEEEDARLWYMFYEENRTQQEIGQLIGRSRHGVQRRLNRLRKKKLTS from the coding sequence TTGAGTGAAAATCAAAAGCTATGGACCAAGGAGGAAGATTTATTCCTGGAAGAACAATATGGACAGATGACGTTCCAAAGAATTGGTGAACATTTAAATCGTAGCAAAGAATCCGTTAATAAACGGATTATACGATTAAACCTTCGTAGTGAAGAAAATTGCTTACGTAAAAAATGGACAACGGAGCAAGATACTTTTTTAACAGAAAATATTGATATCATGAATAATCGTGAAATAGGAAATCATTTAGGTAAGAGCCCTTCTTCTGTTGCTACTCGTATTAAAATATTAAAACTAGCACGAAAAGAAACGCTACGTAGATGGACCGGTCAAGAAGATGAATACCTACTAAAGTATTATGGATCTAAATCTCTTGAACACATATCTATACGACTACAACGAAGTATACCTGCGTTAGAGTCTAGATTAAATCGCTTAGGTGTATATGGAGCAAGGGCCCATACAGGAAATATTACGGTGTATGAACTAGCAAAGTGCCTCCAAGTTGATGTTCATACCATTTATAACTGGATTCAGAATAATAGATTGCCTTATAAAATGACGCGGGCAAGAACACGGAACTTTATAGGAATCGATGTATTGGCTTTTTGGAAATGGGCTGAACAGAATAAAGAACTTCTTAACTTTTCTAAGATACCTAGAAATACTCTAATTCCAGAGCCTGATTGGGTAAAGAAACAAAGAAGATGTGATTATTCTAATCGCCCTAAACATGAAAATAAAAAATGGACAGAAGAAGAAGATGCTCGTCTATGGTATATGTTCTACGAGGAAAATCGCACTCAACAAGAAATCGGCCAACTAATAGGACGATCAAGGCATGGGGTTCAAAGAAGATTAAACCGATTACGCAAAAAGAAATTGACCAGTTAA
- a CDS encoding esterase-like activity of phytase family protein produces the protein MNKQKSGNYFKVLSIMALGSFLAISIPANAAKNNKEKADQPFQNKNWEYNIKETHNIGSLKMIGEQRIPFKKEFQGAVIGGLSGLAYNAKQGTWMMISDDKSDNSPARFYTAQLNYDNKNFDSVKLTGMNFLKQANGTNYPNQTQYTVKGGEVPDFESIRLDPKDGSVWYTSEGSRSLGLNPFVKHATGEGKYLATLPLAKQFKMIPEHEIGSRDNLTFEGIAFANDGNSLWVSMEAPLYQDGPVPTTTNGALSRITQYDRKGKLLVQYAYPIDSIPVKPGPGKYADNGVSEILSINKHKLLTIERSGVQSADGTFKNYIRIYELDTRGASDISNIHSLQGQKFKPVKKRLVLDLTTLGLSVLDNIEGISWGPKLPNGHDSLVLVSDDNFNRNQVTQFLAFEVLPK, from the coding sequence ATGAATAAGCAAAAATCAGGCAATTACTTTAAAGTCTTGAGTATTATGGCATTAGGTTCCTTTTTAGCTATATCTATTCCTGCGAATGCAGCTAAAAATAATAAAGAAAAAGCTGATCAACCATTTCAAAATAAAAATTGGGAATACAATATAAAAGAAACGCATAATATTGGAAGCCTAAAAATGATTGGAGAGCAAAGAATCCCTTTTAAGAAAGAATTTCAAGGTGCTGTTATAGGGGGGCTATCAGGACTTGCCTATAACGCTAAGCAAGGTACATGGATGATGATAAGTGATGACAAATCGGATAACAGTCCTGCCCGTTTTTATACAGCTCAATTGAATTACGATAATAAGAATTTTGATTCGGTTAAATTGACAGGAATGAACTTTTTAAAACAAGCCAATGGTACAAACTATCCTAATCAAACGCAATATACTGTAAAGGGAGGAGAAGTACCAGATTTTGAATCTATACGTTTAGATCCAAAAGACGGAAGTGTTTGGTATACAAGCGAAGGGAGCCGTTCTCTTGGCTTAAATCCTTTCGTAAAGCATGCGACTGGGGAAGGGAAATATTTGGCTACTTTGCCTTTAGCGAAACAATTTAAGATGATACCAGAACACGAGATTGGATCACGTGATAATTTAACTTTTGAAGGAATTGCCTTTGCAAACGACGGTAATTCCTTATGGGTTTCCATGGAAGCACCTTTATATCAGGATGGACCTGTACCTACAACAACTAATGGGGCGCTATCACGAATTACACAATATGACCGTAAGGGAAAACTATTAGTACAATACGCATATCCTATTGATTCCATTCCGGTGAAGCCTGGACCTGGTAAGTATGCAGATAACGGAGTATCAGAAATTTTATCTATAAATAAACACAAACTTCTAACCATTGAACGTTCTGGTGTACAAAGTGCAGATGGAACATTTAAAAATTATATCCGTATTTATGAATTAGATACACGTGGGGCCAGTGACATTAGTAATATTCACTCACTACAAGGACAAAAATTTAAACCTGTGAAAAAGCGTCTTGTTCTGGATTTGACAACATTAGGTTTATCGGTACTGGACAATATTGAAGGGATATCTTGGGGACCAAAGCTCCCAAATGGACATGACAGTTTAGTTCTAGTTTCAGATGACAATTTCAATCGTAACCAAGTAACCCAATTCTTAGCGTTTGAAGTATTGCCAAAATAG
- a CDS encoding HU family DNA-binding protein, with translation MNKSELVDAVATQAELSKQDAKKAVEALFETISNTLAKEEKIQLIGFGTFEVRERAARTGRNPQTGEEMTISASKFPAFKPGKELKEAVK, from the coding sequence ATGAATAAAAGTGAACTAGTAGATGCCGTTGCAACACAAGCAGAACTATCAAAGCAAGATGCTAAAAAAGCTGTGGAAGCGTTGTTTGAAACGATTTCTAACACACTTGCGAAAGAAGAAAAAATTCAGTTGATTGGATTTGGAACATTTGAAGTACGTGAACGTGCAGCTCGTACAGGTCGTAACCCGCAAACAGGTGAAGAAATGACAATTTCGGCTTCAAAGTTTCCTGCTTTTAAACCGGGAAAAGAATTAAAAGAAGCTGTTAAATAA
- the ltrA gene encoding group II intron reverse transcriptase/maturase codes for MNTSLRASAHVSHKGWYSIDWNTIQQYVTKLRQRIYRAEQQNQRRRVRKLQRLLLRSKANLLLSIRRVTQQNTGKRTPGVDGYTASQPNERIKLYQELLRRNVFQHRPKPAKRTFIAKKNGKLRPLGIPTIRDRVYQNVVKNALEPQWEVRFEASSYGFRPKRSTHDAISNLFKKLNTNSKKKWVFEGDFQGCFDHLNHNWISKQTSMFPGNKLIGRWLKMGYMEQGIFHNTMEGSPQGSVASPLLANIALDGMEKEIGIVYRKTYKSGTGYKIDPKCKMGRVAYADDFVIVTETNEQAQLMYQKLIPYLKRRGITLSVDKTKVTHIENGFDFLGFSLRQYKTEQGNKLLIKPSKDNIRKAKSKIKDTFAAMRGRPVKEIIRVLNPIIRGHGQYWKHVVSKKTFGYMDNYVFLKIRKHLRQLHPRKSWKWINKRYFKKPHHGGNNKWILTCPLTNIQLLKMSWIKIERHVMVAYKNSPDDPNLKDYWEKRDRKVFNSENTLDRMKLARKQGYRCALCKHTLQNGEKVTVRNLEVSTGKAAKLVHVPCIK; via the coding sequence ATGAATACCTCTCTACGAGCGTCGGCGCACGTCTCGCATAAAGGTTGGTACTCTATTGATTGGAATACTATACAACAATATGTAACGAAGTTACGACAAAGAATTTATCGTGCCGAACAACAAAATCAACGAAGAAGAGTAAGAAAACTTCAACGTTTACTCCTCCGGAGTAAAGCTAATTTATTACTCTCCATTCGCAGAGTAACGCAACAAAATACCGGTAAGCGAACACCTGGTGTAGACGGCTATACGGCCTCACAACCAAACGAACGTATCAAACTGTATCAAGAACTACTAAGACGTAATGTTTTTCAGCATCGCCCAAAACCAGCGAAACGAACGTTTATCGCTAAGAAGAATGGGAAATTAAGACCCCTCGGTATTCCGACGATACGAGATCGAGTTTATCAAAATGTCGTAAAGAACGCACTAGAACCGCAATGGGAAGTCAGGTTCGAAGCCAGTTCCTACGGTTTCCGCCCTAAAAGAAGCACTCATGATGCCATTAGCAATCTCTTTAAAAAGCTCAATACGAATAGTAAGAAAAAGTGGGTGTTTGAAGGAGATTTCCAAGGGTGTTTCGACCATCTCAATCATAATTGGATAAGTAAACAAACGTCTATGTTTCCAGGAAACAAGCTGATTGGGAGATGGCTCAAGATGGGATATATGGAGCAAGGTATATTTCACAACACAATGGAAGGAAGTCCCCAAGGAAGTGTAGCTTCTCCCCTTCTAGCTAATATAGCGCTAGATGGAATGGAAAAAGAGATTGGTATTGTTTATCGAAAGACATATAAATCAGGCACGGGCTACAAGATTGATCCAAAGTGTAAGATGGGACGTGTCGCTTACGCAGATGACTTCGTCATCGTAACGGAAACTAATGAGCAAGCTCAACTTATGTATCAAAAGTTGATTCCTTACTTAAAAAGGCGCGGGATTACATTGAGTGTTGATAAAACAAAAGTAACACATATCGAGAATGGGTTTGATTTTCTCGGTTTCTCACTTCGTCAATACAAGACTGAGCAAGGAAATAAGTTATTGATCAAACCCAGTAAAGATAACATCAGAAAAGCAAAAAGCAAGATAAAAGATACGTTCGCAGCGATGCGAGGACGACCAGTAAAAGAAATCATACGTGTTCTAAACCCTATTATTCGAGGCCATGGACAGTATTGGAAACATGTCGTGTCAAAAAAGACCTTTGGTTATATGGACAACTACGTTTTCCTGAAAATAAGGAAACACCTTAGACAATTGCATCCAAGGAAGTCTTGGAAATGGATTAATAAACGCTATTTTAAGAAGCCCCACCACGGTGGAAACAATAAATGGATTCTCACATGTCCACTTACTAATATTCAATTGCTGAAGATGTCTTGGATTAAAATAGAACGACATGTCATGGTAGCCTACAAGAACAGCCCAGATGATCCGAATCTAAAAGATTATTGGGAAAAGCGAGACCGTAAGGTCTTTAATAGCGAAAATACGCTAGATAGGATGAAGCTCGCAAGGAAACAAGGTTATCGTTGCGCATTATGTAAACACACTCTACAAAATGGCGAAAAAGTTACGGTACGAAACTTAGAAGTTTCTACAGGTAAAGCTGCTAAATTAGTACATGTACCGTGTATTAAATAA
- a CDS encoding PadR family transcriptional regulator, which translates to MPRNDSLEMGELTDTSYYILLSLVEAKHGYLIMKTIEVMTSNQFSIGPASMYTTIKKLLSAKLIKLCDEENDKKKTYVATDKGIELLKKEVQRRKEMIKHAEEILNQKGGL; encoded by the coding sequence ATGCCAAGAAATGATTCATTAGAAATGGGAGAACTCACAGATACTTCTTACTATATTTTACTGTCCTTAGTAGAAGCTAAACATGGTTATCTTATTATGAAGACAATTGAAGTCATGACAAGTAATCAATTTTCGATTGGACCTGCATCTATGTATACCACTATAAAAAAGCTCTTATCAGCGAAATTAATTAAGTTATGTGATGAAGAAAATGACAAAAAGAAGACGTATGTAGCAACAGATAAAGGCATTGAACTATTAAAGAAAGAAGTACAGCGTAGAAAAGAAATGATTAAACATGCTGAAGAAATTTTAAATCAAAAGGGAGGTCTGTAA
- a CDS encoding DUF2812 domain-containing protein, which translates to MKQTKYIMSGGIAFSEEKDLEKLSNYAKKGWILDRFALFGYKLKKAEPQEIQYSMDFQPDADEEYFMYFEEAGWSHACSIGNEIHIFIASMKAKPIYSDKATTIERYEREKKQMGKAALITLTISIMFLLFNIMSLYGWLPEYIGNISEILLIISIIILVFPGLPYIAYLYRLNKLRKF; encoded by the coding sequence GTGAAACAAACAAAGTATATAATGAGTGGTGGAATCGCATTTTCTGAAGAAAAAGATTTAGAAAAACTTAGTAACTATGCAAAAAAGGGATGGATTTTAGATCGTTTTGCTTTATTTGGTTACAAATTAAAAAAGGCTGAACCACAAGAAATACAATACTCAATGGATTTTCAGCCAGATGCAGATGAAGAGTATTTCATGTATTTTGAAGAGGCAGGATGGTCACATGCTTGCTCAATTGGAAATGAAATTCATATATTTATTGCCTCTATGAAAGCAAAGCCAATTTATTCAGACAAAGCAACCACAATTGAAAGATATGAAAGAGAAAAAAAGCAAATGGGTAAAGCTGCTTTAATTACTCTTACTATAAGTATAATGTTTTTATTATTTAATATTATGAGTTTATATGGTTGGTTACCTGAATACATCGGAAATATTAGCGAGATTTTATTAATAATTTCAATTATTATCCTAGTCTTTCCCGGCCTCCCATATATAGCTTATCTATATAGATTAAATAAGTTGCGCAAATTTTGA
- a CDS encoding IS110 family transposase, giving the protein MRLFVGLDVSSFDMKVCILNGEGEKLNAFTVTNDLPGATLLKELLLDCIGDQEVDVLKIGLESTSVYSFHPSMFLHHDEDLKVFGAKVFVMNPKQIANFKKSYSDMNKTDEIDAFIIADYLRFGRNQMSVVKESQYVALQQLTRSRYQLIRMMTKEKQHFLQHLSYKCNTFSQEVDSSVFGNAMMELFLEKYSLEELAHLPLEELAAFLQEKGKNRFGDPKCVATSIQKAVRSSYRLDKVVEDSMDVILGTSIEVIRTFQKQIKEIDKAIKKLMAGLTHTLESIPGIGPVFAAGIIAEIGQIDRFDDEAKVAKYAGLYWRKHQSGRFTAEDTSLSRNGNHYLRYYLVEAANSVRKQVPDYRDYYVKKYSEVPKHQHKRALVLTARKLVRLVDALLRSHQLFTPERGVKI; this is encoded by the coding sequence GTGAGATTATTTGTTGGTTTAGATGTAAGTTCGTTTGATATGAAAGTATGCATTTTAAATGGTGAAGGAGAAAAGCTGAATGCCTTTACCGTCACCAATGACTTACCAGGCGCGACGTTGCTTAAAGAGCTTTTATTGGACTGCATAGGCGATCAAGAAGTTGACGTCTTAAAGATTGGCTTAGAATCTACATCGGTCTATAGTTTTCACCCGTCGATGTTTCTCCATCATGATGAAGACTTAAAAGTCTTCGGTGCCAAGGTGTTTGTCATGAACCCTAAACAAATAGCTAATTTTAAGAAAAGCTATTCGGACATGAACAAAACAGATGAAATCGATGCCTTTATCATTGCGGATTACTTACGTTTTGGACGTAACCAGATGTCAGTGGTCAAAGAAAGCCAATACGTGGCCTTACAACAACTGACTCGGTCCCGTTACCAACTCATTCGTATGATGACAAAAGAAAAGCAGCATTTTCTTCAACACCTAAGCTATAAGTGTAATACTTTCTCTCAAGAAGTAGACTCCTCGGTCTTCGGTAACGCAATGATGGAGCTTTTCTTAGAGAAATACAGCTTGGAAGAACTAGCCCACCTACCACTGGAGGAACTAGCAGCATTCCTTCAAGAGAAAGGGAAAAACCGATTTGGTGACCCGAAATGTGTGGCAACCTCCATTCAGAAAGCCGTGCGATCTTCGTATCGCTTGGACAAGGTAGTGGAAGATTCCATGGATGTGATACTTGGGACCTCGATCGAGGTCATTCGCACCTTCCAAAAGCAGATAAAAGAAATTGACAAAGCGATCAAAAAACTGATGGCTGGATTGACACACACGCTTGAATCCATCCCTGGCATTGGTCCCGTATTCGCTGCGGGTATCATAGCTGAAATTGGCCAAATAGACCGGTTTGATGATGAAGCTAAAGTAGCAAAATACGCAGGTCTATACTGGCGAAAGCATCAGTCTGGGCGCTTTACTGCCGAAGACACGTCCCTATCACGTAACGGTAACCACTACTTGCGATATTACTTAGTTGAAGCCGCCAACTCCGTACGAAAGCAAGTTCCAGATTACCGGGATTACTACGTGAAAAAGTACAGTGAAGTACCAAAACATCAACACAAACGTGCACTCGTTCTAACCGCAAGAAAACTCGTGCGATTGGTGGATGCGCTACTACGCAGTCACCAACTCTTTACGCCAGAAAGGGGCGTGAAAATATGA
- a CDS encoding DUF2711 family protein, giving the protein MLDYIWIDGDLPILSQLSNDFNSAAVLFHPFIQMPSGWEKSKRENPYQHIYPSDEEMLKLGEPVSWKEVMGKCNLKSYKELSIALQHLTGVPSDEYKKLASYVKSNPDFYYPEEVNTSLFILNSLVKILCSKGANTLYFSEPIHDTNGSFKVNDMSSIEIANLSPNESIITDEKMDFAFMGIYDSFITLLLAKDTNIEDTIKSLNLEAFICDKETYLYSII; this is encoded by the coding sequence TTGTTGGATTATATATGGATTGATGGAGATTTACCTATTTTGTCCCAATTATCTAATGACTTTAATTCTGCTGCTGTTTTATTCCACCCTTTTATTCAGATGCCCTCTGGTTGGGAGAAATCAAAGAGAGAAAATCCTTATCAGCATATATATCCTAGTGACGAGGAAATGCTTAAACTTGGAGAACCAGTATCGTGGAAAGAAGTAATGGGCAAATGTAATTTAAAATCCTACAAGGAACTCTCTATAGCGTTGCAACACCTTACTGGTGTGCCTAGTGATGAATATAAAAAATTAGCTTCTTATGTTAAGTCTAATCCTGATTTTTATTACCCCGAAGAAGTTAATACCTCATTGTTTATACTAAATAGTTTAGTAAAAATTCTCTGTTCAAAAGGGGCAAATACTTTATATTTTTCTGAACCTATTCACGACACAAACGGTTCATTTAAAGTCAATGATATGTCATCTATAGAAATAGCTAACTTATCTCCTAATGAGTCAATTATCACAGATGAAAAGATGGATTTTGCATTTATGGGGATCTATGATTCGTTTATAACATTGCTTTTAGCAAAAGATACAAATATTGAGGATACAATTAAATCTCTAAACCTTGAAGCTTTCATATGTGATAAAGAGACATATCTTTATTCAATTATTTAA